Proteins from one Pseudomonadota bacterium genomic window:
- the porB gene encoding pyruvate synthase subunit PorB: MDALNVYAAKLAPQQESLAPGHRACQGCAELLAVRLVAKTLGHDFIIANATGCLEIVTSSYPHTAWKVPWIHVAFENAAAVASGVEAGIKILKKKGKYPVDREIKIVAQAGDGGTVDIGLQALSGALERGHDFTYICYDNEAYMNTGIQRSSSTPYGAATTTSPAGKESIGQVTMKKNVVEIAAAHNIPYVATASPSYPFDLMEKVRKAADAKGPAYIHVLAPCPTGWRLAPNLALSIGRLAVETKVFPLYEIVDGQYKMTVEYKHHRPVIDYLKPQGRFRHLQESNIEFIQQYVDASYEQLLKKIKMSEG; encoded by the coding sequence ATGGATGCCTTAAATGTATATGCCGCCAAGCTGGCACCGCAGCAGGAATCCCTGGCCCCTGGACATCGGGCCTGTCAGGGTTGTGCTGAGCTTCTGGCTGTTCGCCTGGTAGCTAAAACCCTGGGTCATGATTTTATTATTGCCAATGCTACCGGTTGTCTGGAGATTGTTACTTCTTCATATCCCCATACAGCCTGGAAAGTTCCCTGGATCCACGTGGCCTTTGAAAATGCTGCCGCTGTCGCTTCCGGAGTGGAAGCCGGGATCAAAATTCTGAAGAAAAAGGGAAAGTATCCGGTAGACCGGGAGATCAAAATAGTTGCCCAGGCGGGTGACGGCGGAACCGTTGATATCGGCCTGCAGGCACTTTCCGGAGCCTTGGAGCGGGGCCATGATTTTACCTATATCTGCTATGATAATGAAGCCTACATGAATACCGGTATCCAGCGCTCAAGTTCCACTCCTTACGGGGCAGCAACGACAACATCCCCTGCCGGTAAAGAGAGTATTGGTCAGGTGACGATGAAAAAGAATGTAGTAGAAATTGCCGCTGCTCATAATATTCCTTACGTGGCGACGGCCAGTCCCAGCTACCCCTTTGACCTGATGGAAAAAGTGAGGAAAGCGGCAGATGCTAAGGGCCCGGCTTATATCCATGTGCTGGCACCTTGTCCTACCGGTTGGCGACTGGCTCCTAATTTGGCCTTATCCATCGGCCGCCTGGCAGTTGAAACTAAGGTGTTTCCCCTCTATGAGATTGTGGATGGTCAATATAAAATGACGGTTGAATATAAACACCACCGTCCGGTTATCGATTATCTTAAACCCCAGGGTCGTTTTCGGCATCTTCAGGAGTCAAACATTGAATTTATTCAGCAGTATGTTGATGCTTCATATGAGCAGCTGTTGAAAAAAATAAAAATGAG
- a CDS encoding transketolase C-terminal domain-containing protein translates to MAKKIGIEVSLAISEAVKLADVDAIAAYPITPQTHIVEHLSELVADGELNAEFIPVESEHSAMSVCAGTSAAGARTYTATSSQGLALMNEILFIIPALRLPVVMTLANRSMSGPISIWNDHSDLMSVRDTGWISIFAENGQEAFDLTLQSFKIAEDHRVMLPINVNIDGFTLSHVIEPHEFLSQEEVDSFLPPYDPPLQLNPDKPVSMGMVGIPEIYFEAKKAQDVALVESKAVIKEIFQEFGEKFGRTYNVIESYRTEDAETLLLTMGSISETAMEAIDMMKDEQGKKVGLLRLRLWRPFPTDELRELVKGIKTLAVIDRAVSFGGTGAPVGGEIRSALYSTEDRPYVASFIAGLGGRDVTIKDFMDMVTLAEKMETEQEVHEYKMIGVRE, encoded by the coding sequence ATGGCAAAAAAAATAGGGATAGAGGTCTCGCTGGCAATCAGTGAGGCGGTAAAACTGGCGGATGTTGATGCCATTGCTGCTTATCCGATCACGCCGCAGACCCATATAGTGGAGCATTTGTCAGAATTGGTGGCTGATGGTGAATTGAATGCTGAGTTTATTCCGGTTGAATCGGAACATTCGGCCATGAGTGTTTGTGCCGGAACTTCCGCCGCCGGTGCCCGTACTTATACGGCAACCAGCTCCCAGGGGTTGGCCCTGATGAACGAAATTCTTTTTATTATCCCGGCCTTGCGATTGCCGGTGGTCATGACCCTGGCCAATCGGTCGATGTCGGGACCGATCAGCATCTGGAATGATCATAGCGACCTGATGAGCGTCAGGGATACCGGCTGGATATCGATCTTTGCTGAAAATGGTCAGGAGGCCTTTGATCTGACCCTGCAGTCCTTTAAAATTGCCGAAGATCATCGGGTCATGCTGCCGATCAATGTTAATATCGATGGCTTTACCCTCAGCCACGTAATTGAGCCGCATGAGTTTCTCAGTCAGGAGGAGGTTGATAGTTTTCTGCCACCCTACGACCCACCTCTCCAGTTGAATCCTGATAAGCCGGTCAGCATGGGCATGGTGGGTATTCCAGAAATATACTTTGAGGCCAAGAAAGCCCAGGATGTGGCCCTGGTCGAGTCGAAGGCGGTAATCAAAGAGATCTTTCAGGAGTTTGGCGAAAAATTCGGCCGCACCTACAACGTTATTGAATCGTACCGCACTGAAGATGCCGAGACCCTGCTGCTGACCATGGGCAGCATTAGTGAAACCGCCATGGAAGCCATTGATATGATGAAAGATGAACAGGGTAAAAAGGTTGGTCTTCTCCGTTTGCGTCTTTGGCGGCCATTCCCGACGGATGAATTGCGGGAGCTGGTAAAAGGCATCAAAACCCTGGCGGTGATTGACCGGGCGGTATCTTTTGGTGGCACTGGTGCTCCGGTGGGCGGCGAGATTCGCTCTGCCCTTTATTCCACTGAGGACAGACCTTATGTTGCCAGTTTCATTGCCGGTCTTGGTGGTCGGGATGTGACTATCAAAGATTTTATGGATATGGTGACCCTGGCTGAAAAGATGGAAACTGAGCAGGAAGTTCACGAATATAAGATGATAGGAGTGAGGGAATAA
- a CDS encoding 4Fe-4S binding protein — protein sequence MAKNFSEMTWKEFDLAFMVTNPGCSAEYRTGDWRSQRPVADKSKCIKCGVCYLSCPDDAIRLAADGTYDFDYEHCKGCGICATECWTGCISMVEEEK from the coding sequence ATGGCTAAGAATTTTAGTGAGATGACCTGGAAAGAGTTCGATCTGGCTTTTATGGTTACCAATCCTGGTTGTTCGGCTGAGTACCGTACTGGTGATTGGCGGTCACAAAGGCCGGTTGCCGATAAAAGCAAATGTATAAAATGTGGGGTCTGTTACCTGTCTTGCCCGGATGATGCCATCAGGCTGGCCGCGGATGGCACTTATGACTTTGATTATGAGCACTGTAAAGGTTGTGGGATTTGTGCCACCGAGTGCTGGACTGGCTGCATCAGTATGGTAGAGGAGGAGAAGTGA